The following proteins are encoded in a genomic region of Alnus glutinosa chromosome 8, dhAlnGlut1.1, whole genome shotgun sequence:
- the LOC133876161 gene encoding zinc finger BED domain-containing protein RICESLEEPER 2-like, whose product MESDSHELEPIEEYENEDFLEISDKATVEATIELVQDTPINEDPNEKNVYKRKSRKKTSTVWNHFEQVEVCGVKKNQCKWCKGKFTVSKSSCTSTLGRHLESCLKYIGSKKKQKVLSVESNEFGDVGIISNFQFDESKVRELLAHMILYHEYPFRMVEHVLFNKFIKACTPHWKKIYGATAKSLCFATYDFEKKKLKALLNRVPKVNITTDMWTSCQKVSYMVVTCHFIDSDWRLNMGVLNFCNIPPPHSGLLIADAIHKCFRDWGIESKVCSITVDNTKANDVALSHLRDVFNMRKSLVVGGKLFHVRCCAHITNLMVQDGLGEIGDIVDCVRDGIKFLVASEGRLKQFTEIANKLYLSSKKLFLDVPTRWNSTYLMLSAAYEFKDVFSMYGFIDHQFTWVPSHEDWDKVKSVCELLGVFNRVTKIVSGSDYPTSNLFLPEIWRMKEVLIKKCDDENNYIRSMARRMKAKFDKYWSECNLLMAIAAILDPRFNLVFIRFCFPKIYQEAEATKNIEYVQKILKEIYDVYLHEHNLNLKEQDLASKVQENSSSSRSIYAVDDDEGGVEMWESFL is encoded by the coding sequence ATGGAGAGTGATTCACATGAACTTGAGCCAATTGAAGAGTATGAGAATGAGGATTTTCTTGAAATTAGTGATAAGGCTACTGTTGAAGCAACCATTGAGTTGGTTCAAGATACTCCTATTAATGAGGATCCAAATGAAAAGAATGTATATAAGAGAAAATCTAGGAAGAAGACTTCTACTGTATGGAATCATTTTGAGCAAGTTGAGGTTTgtggtgtaaaaaaaaatcaatgtaaatGGTGTAAGGGTAAATTTACCGTATCAAAATCAAGTTGTACATCTACCTTAGGTAGACACTTGGAGTCGTGTTTGAAGTACATAGGttcaaagaagaagcaaaaggtTTTGTCAGTTGAGAGTAATGAGTTTGGTGATGTAGGCATCATTTCAAATTTCCAGTTTGATGAAAGTAAGGTGAGAGAACTATTAGCTCACATGATCTTGTATCATGAATATCCTTTTAGAATGGTGGAGCATGTGTTGTTTAATAAGTTTATCAAAGCTTGTACCCCGcattggaaaaaaatttatggagcTACCGCTAAGAGTCTTTGTTTTGCCACTTATGAttttgagaagaagaagttgaaagCTTTATTGAATCGGGTCCCCAAAGTTAACATCACAACTGACATGTGGACTTCTTGTCAAAAGGTTTCTTATATGGTTGTGACATGTCATTTTATAGATTCTGACTGGCGGTTAAATATGGGTGTGTTGAACTTTTGTAATATTCCGCCTCCACACTCTGGACTTCTTATTGCTGATGCAATTCATAAATGTTTTAGAGACTGGGGTATTGAGAGTAAAGTTTGTTCAATAACTGTAGACAATACCAAGGCAAATGATGTAGCATTGAGTCACTTGAGAGATGTTTTTAATATGAGAAAATCGCTTGTAGTTGGGGGCAAGTTGTTTCATGTGCGTTGTTGTGCACACATAACTAATTTGATGGTTCAGGATGGTCTTGGCGAAATTGGAGATATTGTTGATTGTGTGAGGGACGGAATAAAATTCTTGGTAGCATCTGAGGGAAGATTAAAGCAATTTACTGAAATTGCAAATAAATTGTATTTGTCATCCAAGAAGTTATTTTTGGACGTACCTACTCGTTGGAACAGTACATATTTGATGTTGTCAGCTGCATATGAGTTTAAGGATGTATTTTCTATGTATGGATTCATCGATCATCAATTTACTTGGGTGCCATCGCATGAAGATTGGGATAAAGTCAAATCTGTCTGTGAACTTTTGGGGGTCTTTAATCGAGTAACTAAGATTGTATCTGGTAGTGACTATCCAACATCAAATTTATTCCTTCCTGAAATTTGGCGAATGAAAGAGGTTCTAATTAAGAAATGTGATGATGAAAATAATTACATTAGATCTATGGCACGTCGAATGAAAGCCAAGTTTGATAAATACTGGAGCGAGTGCAATTTATTGATGGCAATTGCAGCAATTTTGGATCCAAGGTTTAATTTGGTGTTCATACGTTTCTGTTTTCCGAAGATTTATCAAGAGGCTGAAGCTACGAAGAATATTGAATATgttcaaaaaattttgaaagagaTATATGATGTGTATCTTCAtgaacataatttaaatctcaaggAACAGGATCTTGCAAGCAAAGTTCAAGAAAACTCTTCAAGTAGTCGTTCAATCTATGcagttgatgatgatgagggtGGTGTGGAAATGTGGGAGTCTTTTCTCTAA
- the LOC133876017 gene encoding uncharacterized protein LOC133876017 isoform X1 codes for MENPDDNHCHTTGNGSSVAFQHENQKHLSPNSQSESDVVQCSRDVVARGLSSTLATVIRDFDSRAQDTLRSQDQLSSALDRLTRELDQLLEDAPLPFIMQHAAKILGVRKRVSSLNSILKSIQHRVDNIDRLLSVGMLHGYMDHAEKMATESSGQH; via the exons ATGGAAAACCCAGACGACAACCATTGCCATACCACCGGCAATGGGAGCAGTGTTGCTTTCCAACATGAAAACCAGAAACATCTCTCTCCAAATTCACAATCTGAATCCGACGTCGTCCAGTGCTCCCGAGATGTTGTGGCCAGAGGGCTGTCTTCGACGCTCGCCACTGTGATCCGGGACTTCGACTCCAGAGCTCAGGACACTCTCAGAAGCCAGGACCAGCTCTCCTCCGCCCTCGATCGTCTTACCCGAg AACTTGATCAATTGTTAGAAGATGCACCTTTGCCATTCATCATGCAGCATGCTGCCAAGATTTTGGGTGTTAGAAAGAGAGTCTCTTCATTgaattcaattttaaaatcCATACAGCATCGAGTTGATAATATAGACCGACTGCTATCTGTGGGCATGCTACATG GTTATATGGATCATGCAGAGAAGATGGCCACCGAAAGTTCTGGACAACATTAG
- the LOC133876017 gene encoding uncharacterized protein LOC133876017 isoform X2, producing MENPDDNHCHTTGNGSSVAFQHENQKHLSPNSQSESDVVQCSRDVVARGLSSTLATVIRDFDSRAQDTLRSQDQLSSALDRLTRELDQLLEDAPLPFIMQHAAKILGVRKRVSSLNSILKSIQHRVDNIDRLLSVGMLHEKMATESSGQH from the exons ATGGAAAACCCAGACGACAACCATTGCCATACCACCGGCAATGGGAGCAGTGTTGCTTTCCAACATGAAAACCAGAAACATCTCTCTCCAAATTCACAATCTGAATCCGACGTCGTCCAGTGCTCCCGAGATGTTGTGGCCAGAGGGCTGTCTTCGACGCTCGCCACTGTGATCCGGGACTTCGACTCCAGAGCTCAGGACACTCTCAGAAGCCAGGACCAGCTCTCCTCCGCCCTCGATCGTCTTACCCGAg AACTTGATCAATTGTTAGAAGATGCACCTTTGCCATTCATCATGCAGCATGCTGCCAAGATTTTGGGTGTTAGAAAGAGAGTCTCTTCATTgaattcaattttaaaatcCATACAGCATCGAGTTGATAATATAGACCGACTGCTATCTGTGGGCATGCTACATG AGAAGATGGCCACCGAAAGTTCTGGACAACATTAG